Proteins encoded in a region of the Streptomyces sp. NBC_01471 genome:
- a CDS encoding hemolysin family protein: MTEVLLLIVALLLSLACSAFVAAEFSLTTVERSELEEAAERGERGAASALRAVRGLTFQLSGAQLGITVTNLVIGMLAEPSIGKLLRGPIESAGLPSGAASSVGLVIGTALSTVFLMVVGELVPKNWAISSPLAVAKVVATPQRYFSAVFRPLISHLNNTANRLLRRLGMEPTEELASARSPQELVALARHSAKAGALEEDTAERFVRTLNLADLTAENVMTPRVQVVALDVQASAEDVANATRATGLSRFPVYRGSLDQVVGVADIKDVLALPAERRPRFPVSELLREPLLVPETLTVDRLLDRMYGKRTMSVVIDEYGGTAGVVTLEDIVEEVVGEVRDEHDPHETPDLAGAGEDADGRPVYSVDGAARTDQLESIGLRVAEGPYETLAGLVATELGRIPAEGDSVEVSGWRIDVVDATGRRAARLLLHTPAVADGDDDGTHDKGDDDSKEDAR, translated from the coding sequence ATGACCGAAGTGCTTCTGCTCATCGTGGCGCTGCTGCTCTCGCTGGCCTGCTCGGCCTTCGTGGCGGCGGAGTTCTCGCTCACGACCGTCGAACGCAGCGAACTCGAAGAAGCCGCCGAACGGGGTGAGCGCGGCGCTGCGAGCGCCCTGCGGGCGGTGCGCGGCCTCACCTTCCAGCTGTCCGGCGCCCAGCTCGGCATCACCGTCACCAACCTGGTCATCGGCATGCTCGCCGAGCCCTCGATCGGGAAGCTGCTGCGCGGGCCCATCGAGTCGGCGGGCCTCCCGTCCGGTGCGGCCTCATCGGTGGGCCTGGTGATCGGTACCGCCCTCTCCACCGTCTTCCTGATGGTGGTCGGTGAGCTGGTCCCGAAGAACTGGGCGATCTCCTCCCCTCTGGCCGTGGCGAAGGTGGTGGCCACCCCCCAGCGGTATTTCAGCGCCGTCTTCCGCCCGCTGATCAGCCACCTCAACAACACCGCCAACCGGCTGCTGCGCCGGCTCGGCATGGAACCGACGGAGGAGCTGGCCTCGGCCCGCTCGCCCCAGGAGCTGGTCGCACTGGCCCGGCACTCGGCCAAGGCGGGCGCACTGGAGGAGGACACCGCTGAGCGGTTCGTCCGCACGCTCAACCTGGCGGATCTGACCGCCGAGAACGTGATGACGCCCAGGGTCCAGGTGGTGGCACTCGACGTGCAGGCCAGCGCGGAGGACGTCGCCAACGCCACCCGCGCCACCGGCCTGTCCCGGTTCCCGGTCTACCGGGGCAGCCTCGACCAGGTCGTCGGCGTCGCCGACATCAAGGACGTGCTTGCGCTCCCGGCGGAGCGCAGGCCCCGGTTCCCCGTGTCCGAGCTGCTCCGCGAGCCCCTGCTCGTACCGGAGACGCTGACGGTGGACCGGCTGCTCGACCGGATGTACGGCAAGCGCACGATGTCCGTGGTGATCGACGAGTACGGCGGCACGGCCGGTGTCGTCACGCTGGAGGACATCGTCGAGGAGGTCGTCGGAGAGGTACGCGACGAGCACGACCCGCACGAGACACCCGACCTCGCCGGTGCGGGCGAGGACGCCGACGGCCGGCCGGTCTACTCGGTCGACGGGGCCGCCAGGACCGACCAGCTGGAGTCGATCGGCCTGCGGGTGGCCGAAGGCCCGTACGAGACTCTGGCGGGTCTGGTCGCCACCGAACTGGGGCGTATCCCGGCCGAGGGAGACAGCGTCGAAGTGTCGGGCTGGCGGATCGACGTGGTGGATGCGACCGGGCGGCGCGCCGCCCGGCTGCTGCTGCACACACCGGCGGTGGCGGACGGCGATGACGACGGCACGCACGACAAGGGCGACGACGACAGCAAGGAAGATGCGCGATGA
- a CDS encoding SGNH/GDSL hydrolase family protein encodes MKLNASYTSLVAVGDSFTEGMSDGLPDGSYRGWADLLAARLAARAPGFRYANLAVRGKLIGQIADEQAEAAASLRPDVVTLVGGLNDTLRPKCDMGMVRGRLEEAAGRLAPACGQLVLMRSPGRNGPVMERFRPRMEELFAFIDDLAARHGALVVDLYGAPVLGDQRLWDVDRLHLTAEGHHRVAEAVWQTLGLAAEDDWRAPLPPAATARWVARRSSDLRFAREHLVPWIGRRLTGRSSGDGRSGAQFCPDSGTAFWITPADDGAPGPVTGWRRLEAAPDVL; translated from the coding sequence ATGAAATTGAATGCCTCCTACACCAGTCTGGTCGCGGTCGGTGACTCCTTCACCGAGGGGATGTCGGACGGCCTGCCCGACGGCTCGTACCGCGGCTGGGCCGACCTGCTCGCCGCGCGCCTGGCAGCACGGGCTCCCGGCTTCCGGTACGCGAATCTCGCCGTACGCGGAAAGCTGATCGGCCAGATCGCCGACGAACAGGCGGAAGCGGCGGCGTCGCTCCGGCCGGACGTCGTGACGCTGGTCGGCGGGCTCAACGACACACTGCGCCCCAAGTGCGACATGGGGATGGTCCGCGGGCGCCTGGAGGAGGCCGCAGGACGGCTGGCTCCCGCCTGCGGACAGCTGGTACTGATGCGCAGTCCGGGCCGGAACGGACCGGTGATGGAACGCTTCCGTCCGCGCATGGAGGAGCTGTTCGCCTTCATCGACGACCTGGCCGCGCGGCACGGCGCCCTCGTCGTCGATCTGTACGGTGCTCCGGTGCTCGGGGATCAGCGGCTGTGGGACGTGGACCGGCTGCACCTGACGGCCGAGGGCCACCACCGGGTGGCCGAGGCGGTGTGGCAGACGCTGGGGCTGGCGGCCGAGGACGACTGGCGCGCGCCGCTGCCGCCGGCCGCGACGGCCCGCTGGGTGGCGCGGCGGAGCAGCGACCTGCGGTTCGCGCGCGAGCATCTGGTGCCCTGGATAGGGCGGCGGCTGACGGGACGCTCATCGGGTGACGGGCGCAGTGGCGCCCAGTTCTGCCCGGACAGCGGAACGGCGTTCTGGATCACGCCCGCGGACGACGGCGCCCCGGGCCCCGTGACGGGCTGGCGCCGGCTGGAGGCCGCGCCGGACGTGCTGTAG
- the bioD gene encoding dethiobiotin synthase, whose amino-acid sequence MTILVVTGTGTEIGKTVVTAAVAAAARGRSVAVLKPAQTGLLPGEHGDAAEVARLAGPVTAVELARFPDPLAPATAARRAGLAPLRPQDVADAAQKLAAEHDLVLVEGAGGLLVRFDDEGGTLADAARLMEAPVLVVAAAGLGTLNSTALTAEALRARQLDCAGVVIGSWPAEPGLDARCNLLDLPVAAGAPLLGVVPEGAGRLAPAVFRDRARSWLAPRLGGIREPAQHLPDISGGRPRPPECAGPSGA is encoded by the coding sequence ATGACGATCCTCGTGGTGACAGGGACCGGCACCGAGATCGGCAAGACGGTGGTGACCGCCGCGGTGGCGGCCGCCGCGCGCGGCCGGTCCGTTGCCGTCCTGAAGCCCGCACAGACCGGGCTGCTGCCCGGCGAGCACGGCGACGCGGCCGAGGTGGCACGGCTGGCGGGACCGGTGACCGCCGTCGAACTGGCGCGGTTCCCGGACCCGTTGGCCCCCGCGACGGCCGCCCGGCGCGCCGGGCTCGCCCCGCTGCGCCCGCAGGACGTCGCGGACGCGGCGCAGAAGCTGGCCGCCGAACACGATCTGGTGCTGGTCGAGGGCGCGGGCGGACTGCTCGTACGGTTCGACGACGAGGGCGGCACCCTCGCGGACGCGGCCCGGCTGATGGAGGCGCCGGTGCTGGTGGTCGCCGCCGCCGGTCTCGGCACGCTGAACTCGACCGCGCTGACGGCCGAGGCGCTGCGTGCCCGGCAGCTGGACTGTGCGGGGGTCGTGATCGGCAGCTGGCCCGCCGAGCCCGGTCTGGACGCGCGGTGCAATCTGCTGGATCTGCCGGTGGCCGCCGGGGCTCCGCTGCTCGGCGTGGTGCCGGAGGGTGCGGGCCGGCTGGCGCCGGCCGTCTTCCGTGACCGGGCGCGCAGCTGGCTCGCCCCGCGTCTGGGCGGGATCCGGGAGCCCGCACAGCACCTGCCGGACATCTCCGGGGGTCGTCCACGGCCCCCGGAGTGCGCCGGGCCATCGGGGGCATGA
- a CDS encoding class I SAM-dependent methyltransferase: protein MPLRSSTIPSDTVHHPLFARFYARFSVNADRTAGVAAHRAELLAGLSGRVIEVGAGNGLNFAHYPAAVSEVVAVEPERTLRQLAVRSAMRAAARVDVVPGTAEALPVHSETFDAAVASLVLCTVRDLPQALAEIRRVLRPGGELRFFEHGLGRGAVMATAQRALDRTVWPRLFGGCHTARDTLAAIEAAGFELGTYRRLTVPESGLQLPSSPCVLGRARRVDPPVAS from the coding sequence ATGCCGCTGCGCAGCAGCACGATCCCGAGCGACACCGTGCACCATCCGCTCTTCGCCCGCTTCTACGCCCGGTTCAGTGTCAACGCCGACCGCACGGCCGGGGTGGCGGCCCACCGTGCCGAGCTGCTCGCGGGCCTCTCCGGCCGGGTGATCGAGGTCGGCGCGGGCAACGGGCTGAATTTCGCGCACTATCCGGCAGCGGTCTCCGAGGTGGTGGCCGTCGAACCGGAACGCACCCTGCGGCAGTTGGCGGTGCGGTCCGCGATGCGTGCCGCTGCCCGGGTGGACGTGGTGCCGGGGACCGCGGAGGCTCTCCCCGTACACAGCGAGACCTTCGACGCGGCCGTGGCCTCGCTGGTCCTGTGCACCGTACGCGATCTGCCACAGGCGCTCGCGGAGATCAGGCGTGTGCTGCGGCCCGGCGGTGAACTGCGGTTCTTCGAGCACGGTCTCGGCCGGGGGGCCGTGATGGCCACGGCCCAGCGGGCCTTGGACCGTACGGTCTGGCCGCGGCTCTTCGGCGGGTGCCACACGGCGCGGGACACGCTGGCCGCGATCGAGGCGGCGGGATTCGAGCTCGGCACGTACCGGCGGCTGACCGTACCGGAGAGTGGTCTGCAACTGCCTTCCTCACCCTGCGTACTGGGCAGGGCTCGGCGGGTGGATCCCCCGGTTGCTTCGTGA
- the mug gene encoding G/U mismatch-specific DNA glycosylase has product MKPEELEAARDRIVPDVVTAGLSVLFCGINPGLMTAATGHHFARPGNRFWPVLHLSGFTPRRLAPSEQDELLTLGLGITNVVARASARADELSPEEYREGGRILTAKVERLKPRWLAVVGVTAYRTAFREPKARIGPQTRTIGSTRIWALPNPSGLNAHWTAATMAEEYGRLREAAQTTPAEPTPADPTWGHAP; this is encoded by the coding sequence GTGAAGCCCGAAGAGCTCGAAGCCGCCCGTGACCGCATCGTCCCCGATGTGGTCACGGCGGGCTTGAGCGTGCTGTTCTGCGGGATCAACCCCGGCCTGATGACGGCCGCGACCGGCCATCACTTCGCCCGGCCCGGAAACCGTTTCTGGCCGGTGCTGCACCTGTCGGGATTCACACCCCGCAGGCTGGCCCCGTCGGAGCAGGACGAACTGCTCACCCTCGGTCTCGGCATCACCAATGTGGTGGCACGGGCATCGGCCCGCGCCGATGAGCTGAGCCCCGAGGAGTACCGCGAGGGCGGGCGCATTCTGACGGCCAAGGTGGAGAGACTGAAGCCGCGTTGGCTGGCCGTCGTGGGAGTCACCGCCTACCGCACGGCATTCCGTGAACCCAAGGCAAGAATCGGACCGCAGACACGGACGATCGGCTCCACCCGGATCTGGGCACTGCCCAACCCGAGCGGCCTCAACGCCCACTGGACCGCTGCGACGATGGCCGAGGAGTACGGAAGACTGCGCGAAGCCGCGCAGACCACGCCCGCGGAGCCC
- the purB gene encoding adenylosuccinate lyase, which produces MTAKPRIPNVLAGRYASTELAVLWSPEQKVRLERRLWLAVLRAQQDLGIEVPGTALADYERVLDQVDLASIAEREKVTRHDVKARIEEFNALAGHEQIHKGMTSRDLTENVEQLQIRLSLELMRDRTVAVLARLGRLAGEHAELVMAGRSHNVAAQATTLGKRFATTADELLTAYGRLEDLLGRYPLRGIKGPVGTAQDMLDLLGGDESKLAELEQRIAGHLGFAHAFTSVGQIYPRSLDYDVVTTLVQLAGAPSSMAKTIRLMAGHELVTEGFKPGQVGSSAMPHKMNTRSCERVNGLMVILRGYASMTGELAGDQWNEGDVSCSVVRRVALPDAFFAFDGLLETFLTVLDEFGAFPAVVARELDRYLPFLATTKVLMGAVRAGVGREVAHEVIKEHAVASALAMREQGAERNELLEKLAADERMPLDRAQLDALMADKLSFTGAAGAQVAAVVSRIEEVSKQHPEAAVYAPGSIL; this is translated from the coding sequence GTGACTGCAAAGCCTCGCATCCCCAACGTTCTGGCCGGCCGCTACGCCTCCACGGAGCTCGCTGTCCTCTGGTCCCCCGAGCAGAAGGTCAGGCTGGAGCGCCGGCTCTGGCTCGCCGTGCTGCGTGCCCAGCAGGACCTCGGGATCGAGGTGCCCGGGACCGCGCTCGCCGACTACGAGCGGGTGCTCGACCAGGTCGATCTGGCGTCGATCGCCGAGCGCGAGAAGGTCACCCGGCACGACGTGAAGGCGCGGATCGAGGAGTTCAACGCCCTCGCGGGGCATGAGCAGATCCACAAGGGGATGACCTCGCGTGACCTCACCGAGAACGTGGAGCAGCTCCAGATCCGGCTCTCGCTGGAGCTGATGCGCGACCGGACCGTCGCGGTGCTCGCGCGTCTCGGGAGGCTGGCCGGTGAGCACGCCGAGCTGGTGATGGCCGGGCGTTCGCACAATGTGGCAGCGCAGGCGACAACGCTCGGCAAGCGCTTCGCGACGACCGCCGACGAACTGCTGACGGCGTACGGACGTCTTGAGGACCTGCTGGGGCGTTACCCGCTGCGCGGGATCAAGGGCCCGGTCGGTACCGCACAGGACATGCTCGACCTGCTGGGCGGCGACGAGTCGAAGCTGGCGGAACTGGAACAGCGGATCGCGGGGCACCTCGGCTTCGCCCATGCCTTCACATCGGTCGGCCAGATCTACCCGCGTTCGCTCGACTACGACGTGGTGACCACGCTGGTCCAGCTGGCGGGCGCGCCCTCGTCCATGGCCAAGACGATCCGGTTGATGGCCGGGCACGAGCTGGTCACGGAGGGGTTCAAGCCGGGGCAGGTCGGCTCGTCCGCGATGCCGCACAAGATGAACACCCGCTCCTGCGAGCGCGTGAACGGTCTGATGGTGATCCTGCGGGGTTACGCGTCGATGACCGGCGAACTGGCCGGTGACCAGTGGAACGAGGGCGACGTGTCGTGCTCGGTCGTCCGCCGCGTCGCCCTGCCCGACGCGTTCTTCGCGTTCGACGGGCTGCTGGAGACCTTCCTGACCGTTCTCGACGAGTTCGGCGCGTTCCCGGCGGTCGTGGCCCGCGAACTGGACCGCTATCTGCCGTTCCTGGCCACCACCAAGGTACTGATGGGTGCCGTAAGGGCGGGCGTCGGCCGCGAGGTGGCGCACGAGGTCATCAAGGAGCACGCGGTCGCCTCCGCGCTCGCCATGCGCGAGCAGGGCGCTGAGCGCAACGAGTTGCTGGAGAAGCTGGCGGCCGACGAGCGGATGCCTCTCGACCGGGCGCAGCTGGACGCCCTGATGGCCGACAAGCTCTCTTTCACCGGCGCTGCGGGCGCACAGGTGGCCGCGGTGGTCTCCCGGATCGAGGAGGTCTCCAAGCAGCACCCGGAGGCCGCCGTCTACGCCCCCGGCTCCATCCTCTGA
- the bioB gene encoding biotin synthase BioB, whose amino-acid sequence MDLLNTLVDKGLRRELPTREEALAVLATTDDELLDVVAAAGKVRRQWFGRRVKLNYLVNLKSGLCPEDCSYCSQRLGSKAEILKYTWLKPDEASKAAAAGVAGGAKRVCLVASGRGPTDRDVDRVSETIEAIKEQNEDVEVCACLGLLKDGQAERLRAAGADAYNHNLNTSEATYADICTTHDFSDRVETVQHAQAAGLSACSGLIAGMGESDADLVDVVFALRALDPDSVPVNFLIPMEGTPLAGDWHLTPQRCLRVLAMVRFVCPDAEVRLAGGREVHLRSLQPLALHLVNSIFLGDYLTSEGQAGRADLDMIADAGFEVEGSETTTLPEHREGLVAVRRRGAGTDLAPNA is encoded by the coding sequence ATGGACCTGCTGAACACGCTGGTGGACAAGGGGCTGCGGCGCGAACTGCCGACCCGTGAAGAGGCGCTCGCCGTGCTGGCGACGACCGATGACGAACTGCTGGACGTGGTGGCGGCAGCCGGAAAGGTGCGCCGTCAGTGGTTCGGGCGGCGGGTGAAGCTCAACTATCTCGTCAATCTCAAATCGGGCCTCTGCCCGGAGGACTGCTCGTACTGCTCGCAGCGGCTGGGCTCCAAGGCGGAGATCCTCAAGTACACCTGGCTGAAGCCGGATGAGGCATCGAAGGCGGCGGCGGCCGGAGTCGCGGGCGGCGCGAAGCGGGTCTGCCTGGTCGCCAGCGGCCGTGGGCCGACGGACCGCGATGTCGACCGCGTTTCGGAGACGATCGAGGCAATCAAGGAACAGAACGAGGACGTCGAGGTCTGTGCCTGCCTCGGGCTGCTCAAGGACGGTCAGGCGGAGCGGCTGCGGGCGGCGGGTGCGGACGCGTACAACCACAACCTCAACACGTCGGAGGCCACCTACGCCGACATCTGCACCACCCACGACTTCTCCGACCGGGTCGAGACGGTCCAGCACGCCCAGGCCGCCGGGCTTTCGGCCTGTTCGGGGCTGATCGCCGGGATGGGTGAGAGCGACGCCGACCTGGTCGACGTGGTCTTCGCGCTGCGCGCCCTCGACCCCGACTCGGTGCCGGTGAACTTCCTGATCCCCATGGAGGGCACCCCGCTGGCCGGGGACTGGCATCTGACGCCGCAGCGGTGTCTGCGCGTCCTGGCGATGGTGCGGTTCGTCTGCCCGGACGCGGAGGTCCGTCTTGCGGGCGGGCGCGAGGTGCATCTGCGCTCCCTGCAGCCTCTCGCCCTGCACCTCGTCAACTCCATTTTCCTCGGCGACTATCTGACGAGCGAGGGCCAGGCGGGCCGGGCCGACCTGGACATGATCGCGGACGCCGGTTTCGAGGTGGAGGGCTCGGAGACGACGACGCTGCCCGAGCACCGCGAGGGTCTGGTGGCGGTACGCCGCAGGGGCGCCGGGACGGATCTCGCTCCCAATGCCTGA
- a CDS encoding adenosylmethionine--8-amino-7-oxononanoate transaminase produces MPDTPELLDLDRRHVWHPYGPMPGRQEPLLVESASGVRLRVAGAGELVDGMSSWWSAIHGYNHPVLNEAARGQLDRMSHVMFGGLTHEPAVRLAAKLVEITPEPLQHVFLADSGSVSVEVAVKMCLQYWRSVGRPEKQRLLTWRGGYHGDTWQPMSVCDPEGGMHDLWSGVLPRQVFADAPPAEYEQGYADRLHELIGRHAHELAAVIVEPVVQGAGGMRFHSPAYLRVLREACDAHDVLLVFDEIATGFGRTGRLFAADHAGVPPDVMCVGKALTGGYLTMAATLCTSRVAEGIARGEVPVLAHGPTFMGNPLAAAVACASVDLLLGQDWEREVKRLETGLLDGLSGAAGLPGVRDVRVLGAIGVVQLDHEVDMAVATRTAVREGVWLRPFRDLVYTMPPYITGDQDLERICRAVCAVAREA; encoded by the coding sequence ATGCCTGACACGCCCGAGCTGCTCGACCTCGACCGGCGCCATGTCTGGCACCCGTACGGCCCGATGCCCGGCCGGCAGGAGCCACTGCTCGTCGAGTCGGCGTCCGGTGTGCGGCTGCGGGTCGCCGGTGCGGGCGAGCTGGTGGACGGCATGTCGTCCTGGTGGTCGGCGATCCACGGCTACAACCACCCGGTGCTGAACGAGGCCGCACGCGGCCAGCTGGACCGGATGAGCCATGTGATGTTCGGCGGGCTCACCCATGAGCCCGCCGTCCGCCTCGCGGCGAAGCTGGTGGAGATCACCCCGGAGCCGCTCCAGCACGTGTTCCTCGCCGACTCGGGTTCGGTGTCGGTCGAGGTCGCCGTCAAGATGTGCCTGCAGTACTGGCGTTCCGTGGGCCGTCCCGAGAAGCAGCGGCTGCTGACCTGGCGGGGCGGTTACCACGGGGACACCTGGCAGCCCATGTCGGTGTGCGATCCCGAGGGCGGGATGCACGACCTGTGGTCGGGAGTGCTGCCCCGGCAGGTCTTCGCGGACGCCCCTCCCGCCGAGTACGAGCAGGGGTACGCCGACCGTCTCCATGAGCTGATCGGCCGTCATGCGCACGAGCTGGCAGCGGTGATCGTGGAGCCGGTGGTCCAGGGCGCGGGCGGGATGCGTTTCCACTCCCCCGCATATCTGCGGGTGCTCCGCGAGGCGTGCGACGCACACGACGTGCTGCTGGTCTTCGACGAGATCGCCACCGGCTTCGGCCGTACGGGCAGGCTCTTCGCCGCGGACCACGCCGGTGTCCCGCCGGATGTCATGTGTGTGGGCAAGGCCCTGACCGGCGGCTATCTGACGATGGCGGCGACCCTCTGCACCTCGCGGGTGGCCGAGGGCATCGCGCGGGGCGAGGTGCCGGTGCTGGCCCACGGGCCGACGTTCATGGGCAATCCGCTGGCGGCCGCGGTGGCCTGCGCCTCGGTCGACCTGCTGCTCGGGCAGGACTGGGAACGGGAGGTCAAGCGCCTGGAGACGGGTCTGCTGGACGGTCTTTCCGGGGCGGCCGGGCTGCCGGGCGTCCGGGATGTCCGGGTCCTCGGTGCGATCGGAGTCGTCCAGCTGGACCACGAGGTGGACATGGCGGTGGCGACCCGGACGGCGGTGCGCGAGGGCGTCTGGCTGCGGCCCTTCCGCGATCTCGTCTACACCATGCCGCCGTACATCACCGGTGATCAGGACCTGGAACGGATCTGCCGTGCGGTGTGCGCGGTGGCACGGGAGGCATGA
- a CDS encoding alpha-ketoglutarate-dependent dioxygenase AlkB, which produces MAVHLQSSLFDQGDATGLRPLAGAHRSHLGQGAWIDVLPQWLAGADALFDVLVRDVPWHAEQRVMYERVVEVPRLLSFFGADDPLPHPVLDEARDALGTHYAEELGEPFTTAGLCFYRDGRDGVAWHGDTIGRGSREDTMVAILSLGAPRNLVLRPRGGGDTVRTPLGHGDLIVMGGSCQRTWEHAILKTSRPVGPRISVQFRPHGVR; this is translated from the coding sequence ATGGCTGTCCACCTGCAGAGTTCCCTCTTCGACCAGGGTGACGCGACCGGTCTGCGCCCGCTGGCCGGGGCTCACCGCAGCCATCTGGGTCAGGGCGCCTGGATCGATGTACTGCCGCAGTGGCTCGCCGGGGCGGACGCGCTCTTCGACGTACTGGTGCGGGACGTCCCCTGGCACGCGGAGCAGCGTGTCATGTACGAGCGGGTGGTGGAGGTGCCGAGACTGCTGTCGTTCTTCGGTGCTGACGACCCCCTGCCGCACCCGGTGCTCGACGAGGCCCGTGACGCGCTCGGAACGCACTACGCGGAGGAGCTGGGGGAGCCCTTCACCACGGCCGGACTGTGCTTCTACCGCGACGGACGGGACGGCGTCGCCTGGCACGGGGACACCATTGGCCGGGGCAGCAGGGAGGACACCATGGTGGCGATCCTCTCGCTCGGGGCTCCCCGGAACCTTGTGCTCCGGCCGCGCGGCGGAGGCGACACGGTCCGCACACCGCTCGGACACGGCGACCTCATCGTGATGGGTGGCAGCTGCCAGCGCACCTGGGAACACGCGATTCTCAAGACGTCCCGGCCCGTAGGGCCGCGCATCAGCGTGCAGTTCCGCCCGCACGGGGTCCGCTGA
- a CDS encoding hemolysin family protein produces the protein MTVIQLFIGLLTLVVNAFFVGGEFALISVRRSQIEPAAEEGDRRARSVLWGLEHLAALMAAAQLGITLCTLVLGVVAEPAIAHLLEPVFHTVGMPGGLIHPVSFVISLVVATYLHMLFGEMVPKNIALAGPVRTALLLGPPLVTLARALRPVIFAINSFANALLKLLHVEAKSEVAATFTDDELARLVTDASAAGLLDDRASERLHDALELGRRPVRDVVVPLERVVYARLGTTPEKLEQLSVESGFSRFPVVDDNRRILGYLHVKDALDAVPRDLPFTVSAMRAIARVRAASPLDDVLTAMRRSRTHLAAVMGDDGTLAGLVTMEDVLRELVGRPTAPAGTGD, from the coding sequence ATGACCGTGATCCAGCTGTTCATCGGGCTGCTGACCCTGGTCGTCAACGCCTTCTTCGTCGGCGGTGAGTTCGCCCTGATCTCCGTCCGGCGCAGCCAGATCGAACCGGCCGCCGAGGAGGGCGACCGGCGGGCGCGGAGCGTGCTGTGGGGGCTGGAGCACCTGGCGGCTCTGATGGCGGCGGCGCAGCTCGGCATCACGCTCTGCACGCTGGTGCTCGGTGTGGTCGCCGAACCGGCCATCGCGCATCTGCTGGAGCCGGTCTTCCATACCGTCGGGATGCCCGGCGGGCTGATCCATCCGGTGTCCTTCGTCATCAGTCTCGTCGTCGCCACCTATCTGCACATGCTCTTCGGCGAGATGGTGCCGAAGAACATCGCCCTGGCCGGTCCGGTGCGGACGGCGCTGCTGCTCGGCCCTCCGCTCGTCACGCTGGCGCGTGCGCTGCGGCCGGTGATCTTCGCGATCAACTCCTTCGCCAACGCTCTGCTGAAGCTGTTGCACGTCGAGGCGAAGAGCGAGGTCGCCGCGACCTTCACGGACGACGAACTGGCCCGTCTGGTGACCGACGCCTCGGCGGCCGGACTGCTCGACGACCGGGCGAGCGAGCGGCTGCACGATGCCCTGGAACTGGGCCGGAGGCCGGTGCGCGATGTGGTCGTGCCGCTGGAGCGGGTGGTGTACGCGCGCCTCGGAACCACTCCCGAGAAGCTGGAGCAACTGTCGGTCGAATCCGGCTTCTCACGGTTTCCCGTGGTGGACGACAACCGGCGGATCCTGGGCTATCTGCACGTCAAGGACGCGCTGGACGCGGTCCCGCGGGATCTGCCGTTCACGGTCTCCGCGATGCGGGCCATCGCCCGGGTGCGCGCCGCCAGCCCGCTGGACGACGTCCTGACGGCGATGCGCCGCAGTCGTACGCACCTGGCGGCGGTGATGGGCGACGACGGCACACTCGCCGGTCTGGTGACGATGGAGGACGTACTGCGGGAACTGGTCGGGCGCCCGACAGCACCGGCCGGGACCGGCGACTGA